One Nicotiana tomentosiformis chromosome 4, ASM39032v3, whole genome shotgun sequence genomic window carries:
- the LOC138909516 gene encoding uncharacterized protein, giving the protein MAVSLRNGRDLDLEQEMPRKSQPTETLVPVPIEIDDSIGLTEVTVNIPLIDALKEMLGYAKMMKDLMSRKFDFQDLATVTLTQTFSVVVTRLIAEKLSDPGSFTIPCTIGNYAFAKALCDLGSSINLIPLAIYKRLGIGRARPTSMLLQLADRTVKRPSGILDDVLVQVGKFVFPADFVILDCRVDEEIPIILKRPFLSTGRALIDCETRDLKMRLNDE; this is encoded by the exons atggcagtgagtctacgaaatggtagagacctagatctggaGCAAGAGATGCCTCGCAAAAGCCAGCCTactgaaacacttgtgccagTACCCATCGAGATAGATGACTCAATAGGGTTAACAGAGGTGACG GTAAACATTCCATTGATTGACGCCTTAAAGGAAATGCttggttatgcaaaaatgatgaaggacttgatgtctcgtaagttcgactttcaagacttggccacGGTTACACTGACTCAGACATTTAGTGTTGTTGTGACAAGACTcatagctgagaagttatctgatccagggagtttcacaatcccatgcacaataggAAACTATGCGTTTGCTAAggcactttgtgatttggggtccAGCATAAACTTGATTCCCTtggctatctacaaaaggttaggcattggacgAGCTAGACCCACGTCTATGTTATTACAATTGGCCGACCGGACAGTGAAAAGGCCCTctggtatccttgatgatgtattagtacaagtggggaagtttgttttcccagcagattttgtcattttagACTGCCGGGTTGATGAGGAGATTCCTATAATTTTGAAAAGGCCATTCTTGTCCACTGGGAGAGCcctaattgattgtgaaactaGAGATCTAAAGATGAGACTGAACGATGAATAG